The Clostridia bacterium genomic interval GAAATCCAAACAGAATCATTCATAAGCGGTGTTCCGTCATATGTCAAATAGGTATTTTGAATCTTTTATTTGATACATTACAAGCGTTAAACTATACACATTGATTGATGTGGGTTTTTGAAGCATATCAGATAAGCCAACTGCGACTAAGGTTCCGCCTGTCAAGAAAAAACTTCCATCATAATCGATAGCGCCGTTATCGTTACTTGTTGGTTCATCTACCAGCTATTTCAGATAAAGAAAATTTTAATCTTTTTTTGTTTTTTGTGTTGACTTTTTTTAATTTTCGCATATAATATTCATATAATATTATTAATATTAGAGATATTTAGTGGAGTGGGCAATTGCAGCCCATGCGTGCTAAATAGTTCTCTATTTTTTTTGTCTTTATTCAAATTTAAAATACCATCATATATTATTATTCAGCACAAACACCGTTAAACATTATTGCTGAACAAGCTGTTCCCCTCTTCTTAGCTGAAGATATACCAAATTTATTAAGAACGATCAAAGTACCAAAATGCACAAATTCTATTAGCAAAAGAGATTTTTTAATTAATGAATTTAAAAAATTTTCAAAAGATGATATTCTATGGAATACTATGTTTAATTTTATGTTTTTTACAGGTGCAAAGACCAGGTGAAGTTAGGATTTTTTCTAAAAAAGATTATTCAAATGCACTGCTTTCGCCATAGTTATGCATCAATGCTCATAACTATATGGATTGTTCTACAAAAGCTGTGGCAGAGTTAATTGGGAATATTGAAGAAAAGGTTATAAAAAATTATTCACATTTATATAAGGCAAAAATGCAACAATCAATAGAAAAATTAAACAGTTATTTAGATTTTGTACCCTAATTTTACCTAAAAATTTTAGAAAATAAAAAAAACCACTCTATATAGTGGTTTTTTGCTTTAAAATTATCAATTATTGAATAACTATAAATTTGGTGCCGAAGGCCGGACTCGAACCGGCATGGAGTTTAACCTCCGAAGGATTTTAAGTCCTTTGCGTCTGCCATTTCGCCACTTCGGCAAATATAACAAATCCAATATTTCAGATTTGTTATTTTATTGGAGGCACCACCCAGAATCGAACTGGGGAATAAAGGTTTTGCAGACCTCTGCCTTACCGCTTGGCTATGGTGCCTTATGTCTGGAGCGGCAGACGAGATTCGAACTCGCGACATTCGCCTTGGCAAGGCGACACTCTACCGCTGAGCTACTGCCGCATACTCCATTACATACACGCTGGAAGCTATGCATTTTGGTGGGAGCTACAGGGATCGAACCTGTGACCCCCTGCTTGTAAGGCAGATGCTCTCCCAGCTGAGCTAAGCTCCCGAACGTTTTATTAATATACCAAATTGTTGCGAAAAATGCAACAATTTCAACGCCCAAAAAGCCCTTATCTGCCTATGTTTTTTAAAAAAATTTTGGAAATTATTATATAAACATTATATATCATTTTAATATAAAATGTCATTTAGTTTTTGTCGGATAAGTACGCGAACGACTGCGTTTGCTTCTTTCATCCATGACTTTAAAAACATTTTCTATATCTATACCTTTGTCTTCCATTAGTACAAGTGTATGATAAAAAAGGTCGGCTATCTCTCCAGCCAAGTCATCATCACTGGTGTTTTTGGCTGCGATAATGACTTCTGAGGCTTCTTCCCCTACTTTTTTGCATATTTTATCTGTGCCGTTTTCCAGGAGATATGTGGTATATGAGCCTTCTTTAGGATTGATTTTTCTGTCTTTTATGGTTTTAATGTCCTTATAAAGTATTTGAGAATTATAAACCTGTCTAAATTCTTGCAAAGTATTAAAAAAACAAGAATATTTCCCTGTATGACAAGCATTTCCTTGCTGAACAACTTTAAGCAAAATACTGTCATAATCACAATCAAGCGCTATTGAAACGACTTCTTGATAACAACCACTTGTTTCGCCTTTTAGCCAAAGCTTATTTCTTGAACGTGAAAAATAATGTGCTTTTTGGGTGCTAAGCGTCAGATCCAATGCTTCTTTATTCATATATGCCTGCATCAAAACCTCACCTGTATAAGCGTCTTGAGCGATCACAGGAATAAGTCCGTTTTGATCAAATTTTATTAAGTTTAATATATTAACATCAATTTCATTATTCATAGCCTTATTGGAATTCCCTCTTTATATAAATATTGTTTTACATCGTTTATTTTCATAATCCCATAATGAAAAAGTGAAGCAGCCAAAACAGCATCACAGTTAGCGTCTTTTAACGCCTGCTTGAAATGAATCATTTCACCTGCTCCGCCGCTTGCAATAACAGGAATTTTAACTGCATCTGTTATTCGTTTTAGCAATTCTAAATCATAACCGTTTTTTGTACCGTCGGCATCCATACTGGTTACAAGCAATTCTCCTGCTCCAAGACTAGCTCCTTTTTTTGCCCATTCAATTGCGTCAGTCCCTGTATTCAGCCGTCCGCCGTTAAGATAAACATCGTAACCATTGTCTGCGTTTTTTTTGGCGTCGATAGCCAAAACCACGCACTGAGAACCAAATTTTACCGCAGCTTGTTTTATTAAATCAGGGTTTTTGAAGGCTGCTGAATTTATGCTGATTTTATCTGCACCAGCATTTAACAACACCCTGAAATCTTCAAGTTCTCTTATGCCCCCTCCTACTGTAAGCGGTATAAAAACTTGTTCCGCTGCCCGCGCTATGACATCTACCATGGTTTTGCGCCCTTCATTGGATGCTGATATATCCAAAAAAACTATCTCGTCTGCGCCCTCTTGGTTATAAAACTTGGCAAGTTCTACTGGATCGCCTGCATCAGCCAAATTGACAAAATTAACGCCTTTTACTACTCTGCCATGATGAATATCAAGACATGGTATTATTCTTTTGGTCAACATGACTTACTCCTGTTAATTGCCTCAACAAGATTAATCTTGTTTTCATACAATGACTTGCCCAAAATCACGCCATAAACACCAGCTTCGCAAAGTCTATTGACATCATCCATATCTTTTGCGCCGCCGCTGGCAATAACATTAAGCCCGCATTGATTTTGAATTTCTATCGTTTTTTGAATATTGATTCCCTGAAGATTACCGTCTCTGCTTATATCTGTAAATAATACGGTATGCACTCCCAAATCTTTTAGTTCTTTTCCCATATCAAGAATATTCTTTTTTGTAATTTCTTGCCAGCCTTTAACAGCCAA includes:
- the hisIE gene encoding bifunctional phosphoribosyl-AMP cyclohydrolase/phosphoribosyl-ATP diphosphatase HisIE, which gives rise to MNNEIDVNILNLIKFDQNGLIPVIAQDAYTGEVLMQAYMNKEALDLTLSTQKAHYFSRSRNKLWLKGETSGCYQEVVSIALDCDYDSILLKVVQQGNACHTGKYSCFFNTLQEFRQVYNSQILYKDIKTIKDRKINPKEGSYTTYLLENGTDKICKKVGEEASEVIIAAKNTSDDDLAGEIADLFYHTLVLMEDKGIDIENVFKVMDERSKRSRSRTYPTKTK
- the hisF gene encoding imidazole glycerol phosphate synthase subunit HisF, which produces MLTKRIIPCLDIHHGRVVKGVNFVNLADAGDPVELAKFYNQEGADEIVFLDISASNEGRKTMVDVIARAAEQVFIPLTVGGGIRELEDFRVLLNAGADKISINSAAFKNPDLIKQAAVKFGSQCVVLAIDAKKNADNGYDVYLNGGRLNTGTDAIEWAKKGASLGAGELLVTSMDADGTKNGYDLELLKRITDAVKIPVIASGGAGEMIHFKQALKDANCDAVLAASLFHYGIMKINDVKQYLYKEGIPIRL